Proteins found in one Panthera tigris isolate Pti1 chromosome B3, P.tigris_Pti1_mat1.1, whole genome shotgun sequence genomic segment:
- the LOC102965158 gene encoding 60S ribosomal protein L36a-like produces the protein MVNIPKTHRTFCNKCGKHQPHKVTQYKKGKDSLYAQGERCYDRKQNGYGGQTKPIFQKKAETTKKIVLRLECVEPNCRFKRMLAIKRCKHFELGGDKKRKGQVI, from the coding sequence ATGGTGAACATTCCTAAAACCCACCGGACTTTCTGCAATAAGTGTGGCAAGCACCAACCCCACAAAGTGACACAGTACAAGAAAGGCAAAGATTCTCTTTATGCCCAGGGAGAGCGGTGTTATGACAGGAAGCAGAATGGCTATGGTGGGCAGACTAAGCCGATTTTCCAGAAAAAGGCTGAAACTACAAAGAAGATTGTGCTGAGGCTTGAATGTGTTGAGCCCAACTGCAGATTTAAGAGAATGCTGGCTATTAAGAGATGCAAGCATTTTGAACTGGGAGGAGATAAGAAGAGAAAGGGCCAAGTGATCTAG